The Desulfonatronospira thiodismutans ASO3-1 region AATTCCTGGAAGAAGAGGGAATAGAGTATGATCATGTGGACGTGGATCAGCTCACCGGAGACGAGAGAGAAAAGGTTGTCAATGAAATCAAGGAATACAACCCCAAGCTGTCTTTTCCCACCCTGGTTGTAGACGGGGAAAAAGTTATTGTAGGACTGCAAAAAGATGAAATCAAGGAGGCCTGCGGAAAATGACCCCGGAACAACTTTATGAAACCCTGCAGAAAATACAGGAACCCAAGGGATATTTTTTCAACAGGGACCGCGAGATGGTCATGGAACTTCTCCAGAGCCTTATTTACAACAGGGACCACCTGGGTTACATGGCCTGCCCATGCAGACTGGCCTCCGGGGACAGGGATCAGGACAGGGACATAATCTGCCCCTGCGTATACCGCGAGCCCGACGTACAGGAATATGGAAGCTGCTACTGCGGTCTTTACGTTTCCAAGGAATGGAACGAGGGTGAAATTCCCAGAGAATACGTCCCGGAACGCAGGCCTCCGGAAAAGAACTTATTGTAGACCGGTTTGCCGGCCCAGGCAAATATCACACAATATATTACCCAAAGGAAAAAGAATATGAAGGAGCAGGTACAGGAAGTACTGGAAAAGATCAGGCCATCGCTTCAGGCTGATGGCGGAGA contains the following coding sequences:
- a CDS encoding glutaredoxin family protein — encoded protein: MSKKVYVYALSTCVHCKNTKKFLEEEGIEYDHVDVDQLTGDEREKVVNEIKEYNPKLSFPTLVVDGEKVIVGLQKDEIKEACGK
- a CDS encoding ferredoxin-thioredoxin reductase catalytic domain-containing protein — encoded protein: MTPEQLYETLQKIQEPKGYFFNRDREMVMELLQSLIYNRDHLGYMACPCRLASGDRDQDRDIICPCVYREPDVQEYGSCYCGLYVSKEWNEGEIPREYVPERRPPEKNLL